A portion of the Candidatus Krumholzibacteriia bacterium genome contains these proteins:
- a CDS encoding HAD hydrolase-like protein, translated as MQAHSSPILRVHRPFDLGAIDAVGFDLDHTLAIYDDAAVNEIAASAARGLLVERLSYPRAILNPADSMETPPAARTLAADLTHGAVIKLGADRRVLHARHARRWLEPGEIETRFAGTLDDRAGGIYSVYSPFELPVLWLLEELEAAAPLTGARGSRCEDIRRMLDAAHTGGLLKNRLREDLPRFVAASPGLAVALGRWVSAGKRLFVVTNSEPDFAAGVLERVIGTSWPDLFDVVVASARKPGFFEAPAASQGAGEMRRTGHALVMEGGSAATLEEMLGLRSGRVLFVGDNVRSDIRSARAHGWHTAHVAPELAFDDRTVADEWGAPLTHGGRPTWLAQLLREADIACDGVMRLLAIDPETPLVRREDNPAGAETP; from the coding sequence ATGCAGGCACATTCCTCTCCCATCCTGCGCGTCCACCGTCCGTTCGACCTGGGCGCCATCGACGCCGTGGGCTTCGATCTCGACCACACCCTCGCGATCTACGACGACGCGGCCGTCAACGAGATTGCGGCCTCTGCCGCCCGCGGTTTGCTGGTCGAGCGACTCTCCTACCCGCGGGCCATCCTGAATCCGGCGGACTCCATGGAGACGCCGCCCGCGGCACGCACTCTGGCCGCCGATCTCACCCATGGCGCGGTGATCAAGCTGGGCGCCGATCGCCGTGTGCTTCATGCGCGTCACGCACGGCGCTGGCTCGAGCCCGGCGAAATCGAGACGCGATTCGCCGGCACACTCGATGACCGAGCCGGCGGTATCTACTCCGTGTACTCACCCTTCGAGCTTCCCGTGCTGTGGCTGTTGGAGGAACTCGAGGCGGCCGCCCCGCTCACCGGCGCGCGCGGGTCGCGTTGCGAAGACATCCGCCGCATGCTCGACGCCGCCCACACCGGTGGTCTGCTCAAGAACCGCCTGCGCGAAGACCTCCCGCGTTTCGTCGCCGCGTCCCCGGGCCTGGCCGTTGCGCTCGGGCGGTGGGTGTCGGCCGGCAAACGTCTCTTCGTGGTGACCAACAGCGAGCCCGACTTCGCGGCCGGGGTACTCGAACGGGTTATTGGAACTTCATGGCCGGATCTGTTCGATGTGGTGGTGGCCAGCGCGCGCAAGCCGGGCTTCTTCGAGGCCCCGGCTGCGTCACAGGGAGCCGGCGAGATGCGCAGGACCGGTCACGCGCTCGTTATGGAAGGCGGCAGCGCGGCCACGCTGGAGGAGATGCTGGGACTCCGGTCCGGCCGCGTGCTGTTTGTCGGTGACAACGTGCGCAGCGACATCCGTTCGGCGCGTGCGCATGGATGGCACACCGCGCATGTGGCGCCGGAACTCGCCTTCGACGACCGCACCGTTGCCGACGAATGGGGCGCACCCCTCACCCACGGGGGCCGCCCAACGTGGCTGGCACAGTTGCTCCGCGAGGCCGACATCGCGTGCGACGGCGTGATGCGTCTGCTCGCGATCGACCCGGAGACCCCGCTCGTACGGCGCGAGGACAACCCGGCCGGGGCCGAAACCCCTTGA